In Gulosibacter molinativorax, a single window of DNA contains:
- a CDS encoding Fic family protein produces MSGDAVPVDDVVETMNSFELFDEMIDSLDAPISAERIKRYHGILKRGTAQSNLDWFVVGGWKRVPNVVGLQQTTAPEHVELAMSELLEQTPSRGAMSFADIVDFHHRFESIHPFQDGSGRVGRIVMFQQCLQNGIMPFIGLDAQKELYYRGLREYETQPGFLRETLRSFQDSYYAKFAELVPVVGREGP; encoded by the coding sequence GTGAGCGGCGATGCAGTGCCGGTCGACGATGTGGTGGAGACGATGAATAGCTTCGAGCTTTTCGACGAGATGATTGATTCTCTTGACGCACCCATCTCTGCCGAACGGATCAAGCGGTACCACGGCATCCTCAAGCGAGGCACGGCGCAGTCGAATCTCGATTGGTTCGTGGTGGGCGGCTGGAAGCGCGTGCCGAATGTCGTAGGCCTCCAGCAGACAACAGCACCAGAGCACGTTGAGCTCGCGATGTCGGAACTACTCGAGCAGACGCCATCACGAGGTGCGATGTCGTTTGCGGACATCGTTGATTTTCATCACCGCTTTGAGTCGATTCATCCGTTTCAAGACGGCAGCGGTCGGGTCGGGCGGATCGTGATGTTCCAACAGTGCCTGCAGAATGGCATCATGCCGTTTATTGGCTTGGATGCGCAGAAGGAGCTTTATTACCGCGGCTTGCGAGAGTACGAGACACAGCCAGGGTTCCTACGAGAGACTCTGCGCTCGTTCCAAGATTCGTATTACGCGAAGTTTGCGGAGCTCGTGCCGGTGGTTGGGCGAGAGGGACCGTGA
- a CDS encoding mycothiol-dependent nitroreductase Rv2466c family protein yields MAEKVTLWFDTTCPFAWQTSRWIKEVEQVRDIEVEFVPMSLAVLNDGREELPSGYKEAMKAAWGPARVFAAVKTEHPDSVDALYTALGTKIHAEGRGGLKGFGAYDELIAEALAEVGLDAKYAEYANTDEWTDKLREYHQRAIDKVGDDVGTPVIQLGDTAFFGPVITRVPRGEEAGELFDAAVRLAQFPYFFEIKRSRTEDPQVRVSELSDAANA; encoded by the coding sequence GCAGACCTCCCGCTGGATCAAGGAGGTCGAGCAGGTTCGCGATATCGAGGTCGAGTTCGTACCAATGTCCCTCGCCGTCCTCAACGACGGTCGCGAAGAGCTGCCGTCCGGGTACAAGGAAGCCATGAAGGCAGCCTGGGGTCCTGCCCGCGTCTTCGCCGCGGTCAAGACCGAACACCCAGATTCGGTGGATGCGCTCTACACCGCGCTCGGCACCAAGATCCACGCCGAGGGTCGCGGAGGCCTCAAGGGCTTCGGTGCATACGACGAGCTCATCGCCGAGGCGCTGGCCGAGGTTGGCCTCGACGCGAAGTACGCCGAGTACGCGAACACCGATGAGTGGACCGACAAGCTGCGCGAATACCACCAGCGCGCGATCGACAAGGTAGGCGATGACGTAGGTACCCCGGTCATCCAGCTCGGCGACACGGCCTTCTTCGGACCCGTCATCACCCGCGTTCCCCGCGGCGAAGAGGCTGGCGAGCTGTTCGACGCCGCCGTGCGCCTCGCGCAGTTCCCCTACTTCTTCGAGATCAAGCGCAGCCGCACGGAGGACCCACAGGTGCGCGTCTCTGAGCTCAGCGACGCTGCGAACGCGTAG